The stretch of DNA TCCGGTGAGGGCGTCGGCCAGAAGCGGAAGAGTCTGGAGCGCGCGGCCCAGCGAGGCGCAGTCCTTCACCCACCGGCCCGAGCGTCCGAATCGCTCGCGGGCGTGGTCCTCGACACGGGCGAACCCGAAATCGGGCCAGGCCTGCCGCTGCACGAACGCGGCCGCCGCACGGGCGAGGGGAATCGCGATTCGATCGAGGCCGGCCCGCCGCGACAGCGCCAGGGCGTCCGCCTGGCGCAGCGACCGCTCGACCGGGTAGGCGCTCGAGGCTGTCACGGACGGAGCGCGATAGGCCGGCGCATCCTCCCTGCAGACGAAGCGGCGAGGGGCCGCGACTCTCGCAGGCTGCGCGCGTGCGTGATCGGCGGGCGCGCGATCGCCGCGCGTGAGTTCGGCGCGTAAGACATCGATGGGCGTGAGGTGGGCGTGTGGGAGATGGACGCGCGGATGATCAACGCGTGGGTGATCGGCGAGCGGGTATAAAGAATGATGCGATGCGCGCAAAGCGGCGGCGGAACGCATGGTGTAAATATGCAGAATACTATCTGGAATGCAAGTGAAAAGTGAGAGTTTTTTTGTCGCAGCGAAAAGCGGGAATGTACCGCGCGAGCCGCTCGCGCTACTGCGTTCGCGCCGCCTCGACCGGGGAGAAGCCGAGCTAGGTCCGCGCCCCGAGGAGGCCCTCCACCTCGGCCACCTGCTCGCCGGCGCCGGACACGAGGATGGTGTCCTTCTCCTGCAGGACGAACCAGGCTTCCGGGGAGGGGAAGACGCGCCCGTCGCGCATCACGGCGAGGATGAGGGCGCCTGTGGCCTCGCGCACGCCGGCGTCGCGCAGGGTCTTGCCGGCAAGCGGCGAGCCGGGAGGGATCTCCAGGAACTCGACGCGCAGGGTGTCGAGGCTGCGGCGCACGTCGCCGAGCGGCAGGGGCTCGAAGTCCTCGCGACGGAAGACCTCGTAGCGCCCGCCGCGCAGCCTCCCGAGCTGGCGCTCGACCGCCTGCTTGGGGAAGTTCAGTCGCCTCAGGATGCGCGCCAGGAACTCGATCCCGACCTCGAACGCCTCGTGCACGACCTCGTCGGCACCCTCCCTGTACAGGTCGTCGTCCTCCAGGCCGCGGCGTCCGCGGGCCAGGATGTGGACCTCGGGGTTGAGCCGCCGCGCCATGCGGATGACGGCGCGCGCCAGGACATGGTCGGGGAGGGTGACGACGAGGGTGCGCGCCGTCGCGACGCCGGCGCGCCTCAGCATCTCCTCGCTGCCGCAATCGCCGTAGCGCACCGGATGCCCGGCGCGCCGCGCCTGGCGCACGAGCGACGGATCGATCTCGAGGCCGACAAAGGGGACTTTGTTCGTCATCAGCACCTCGCCGAGCGTCCGGCCCACCGTGCCGTAGCCGAGGATGACGAGGGAAGCCTGCTCCGGGAGGGTGGACCCCTCCTCCTGCTCCGCCAGCCGATCCTTGCGGCCCCAGTCGGGCAGCATCCCGCCGGTGGCGCGCGCCATCGCCGAGGCGATCGAGGCGGACAGACGGTTCGCGACCGGGGCCAGGATCATCGAGATGACCGAGGCGGCAATGGTGACCTGATAGAAATCGCGCGAGATCAGGCCCTGCTGCACGCCCATCAGGGCGAGCATGAAGGAGAACTCGCCGATCTGCGCCAGGTTGATCCCGACTTGAAGCGCGACCGGCAACGGGTAGCCGAAACCGCCGACGGCGGCCGCGGTGATCCCCGTCTTGGCGATCAGGATGATGACCAGGACCACCACGACCGAAGGCCAGTTCGTCAGCGCGAACCCCGTGTCGAGCAGCATCCCCATGGCCACGAAGAAGAAGCCCGACAGCACCTCGCGGAACGGCGCCAGGTCAGCGGTCATCTGCTGAGCGTACTCGCTGCCTCCCAGGATCAACCCGGCGAGGAACGCGCCGAGGGCGAACGACACGCCGAGGCCGTGGCTCAGCCACGCCATCCCGAAGCAGATGGTCAGGGTCGAGAGGAGCAGCAGCTCTGGGCTGCGCGCCGAGGCGATGAGCTGCAGGAGGCGCGGCATGACGTACTGGCTGAGGACGAACGTCGCGCCGAGCAGGAAGGCGGCGCGTCCCAGCGCCGAGGCCACGTCGACGGCCACGGCGGAGGGGGAGCCGCCGCCGATCGGCAGGAGGATCATCATCGGCACGATGCTCAGGTCCTGCAGGATCAGGATGCCCGTGGTCAGCCGGCCCGGAAGCGTGTCCATCAGGCCGTTCTGCATCAGGCTCCGCAGGACGACCGCCGTGCTGCTCAGCGCCATGATGCAGCCCAGGAAGATCGCGGTCCGCAGAGGCCAGCCGAGGATCGCCCCCGCCCCCATGGCGCACACGAGCGTCAGGAGGATCTGCAGGCTGCCCCCCCCCAGCACCACGTCACGGTAGCGCCTGAACGAGCCGGTGTCGAACTCCAGGCCGAGGGTGAACATCAGGAGGAGGACGCCCATCTCGGCCAGGGACGAGACCGCGTCGCTCCCGGAAATGATCCGGAGGCCGTGCGGCCCCAGGAGGACGCCCGACACCAGGTAGCCGACCACGGGAGGCAGGCGCAGCCGCGTCAGCAGGAAGAGGACCGCGCAGGCGATCGCCAGCAGGACGACCAGCAGGCCGATCAGGTCCACCGTGGGGTTCACGCGCGCCTCGTCGTTATAATGGCGAACACGGAGGGATGGCCGAGCGGTTTAAGGCGGCGGTCTTGAAAACCGTTGGGGGAAACCCCCGCAGGTTCGAATCCTGCTCCCTCCGCCACTCGTCTCACGGATTGTGGAATATAGAAAGTCCGCGGGTCAACCGCAAGGCGTCAGGAAGACCGGATGGGTCCCGCGTCGAGGAGGCCCTGGCAATCGCCGGCGGGGACCGGCTTGCCGATGTAGTGCCCCTGCATCTCGTCGATCCCCTTGTCCACCAGAAAGCTCATCTGATCGCCGGTCTCGACCCCCTCGGCGGTGACGTGCAGCTTCAAGCCGTGTCCCACCGCGATCATCGCGGTCACCAGGGTCGCCTCGTCGCTGCCGGCCGCGACGTTGTGGATGAACGAGCGGTCGATCTTGACGCTGTGGATCGGGAAGCGCTTCAAGCGGGCCAGAGACGAGTAGCCGGTGCCGTAGTCGTCAAGGGCGATCGAGATCCCCAGGTCCTTCACCTCCTGCAGCGTCTGCATGGCGACGTTCTCGTCCTGGGCCAGCGCGTTCTCGGTGACCTCGACCTCGAGGCAGGTGGGATCGAGGCGGTATTCGGAGAGGGCGCGCGCCAGCGAATCCACCAGGAAGCGGCCCTGGTACAGCTGGCGATTCGACAGGTTGATGCTGACGCGCGGGATCTTGGTGCCGTTCCCGTTGTGCCAGGACCTCCGATCGGTGCAGGCGGACGTCAGGACCCACTCGCCGATGTCGAGGATCATCCCGGTGTCCTCCGCGATCGGGATAAACTGCAGGGGATAGAGGAGCCCCCACTCGGGATGGCGCCAGCGTACCAGGGCCTCCATGCCGACCACCTTGCCGAGCGTATCGATGGTCGGCTGGTAGTGCAGGAGGAACTGGCGTTTCTCGATGGCTTCGCGCAACCCCTCCGCGAGGGCGCCGCGGCCGGTGAACCGGCCCCCTCCCGGGCGCGAATGGAACTCGAGGACGTTGCGCCCCTGCTGCTTGGCCCGGTTCAGGGCCGCGTCGGCATTCTTGATGAGGGTCTCGGCGTCTTCGCCGTCTCCGGGATAGAGGCTCGCGCCGATGCTCGCCGAGGTGTGGACCTGGTGGGGACCGATCAGGTAAGGGGCGCGCACCGCGGAGAGGATCTTGTCGCCGACCACGAATACCCGCTCGAGGGCGGTGATGTCGGGTAGCAGGAGGGTGAATTCGTCGCCGCCGACCCGCGCCACCGTGTCGCTGGCGCGCACCGCGGCCTTTAGCCGCTTGGCCACGCACTCCAGCAGCAGATCACCGACCGCGTGACCGAGCGTGTCGTTGATCGTCTTGAACCGGTCGAGATCCAGGTACAGCACCGCCAGCGCCTTGTTGTTGCGACGCGCCTGCTCCAGCGCCATGCGGAGCCGGTCCTGGAACAGGGCGCGGTTCGGCAACCGCGTGAGGTTGTCGTGATGGGCGATCTGGTCCGTGTAGTTGCGCCAGCCTGAGCGATCGATGGCGTTCTGCAGGGCGTGCTTGAGCGCCGTCCCGTCGCACTGTCCCTTGACGAGAAAGTCCTGGGCCCCCTGTCGCATGGCGCTCTTGGCCTCGGCGTCCTCCTTGTTCCCGGTCAGCACCAGGATCGGGACGCGGGACGCCTGGGCGCTGACCCTCCCGAGACACTCCAAGCCCTTCCCGTCCGGCAACGTCAGGTCGAGAAGGACGGCGTCGAATTTCTCGGTGCTCATCTGCTCCGTGCCAGCCTGAAGGGTCGCCGCAACGGTCACGACGAACCCGGCGCCGTCCCCGTTTCCGTCTCTGAGCATCTCCTTCACCCAGCGCACGTCGGCCGGATTGTCCTCGATTAGCAAGATACGGGCCGATTCAGGCTGCCGGGCCCAGAACCTCTCGCTCGGCAGCGTGGCCTGCGACAGCCAGAAATCCAGGGTCTTTGCGAGGGAGCGCTCGAACTCGGTCCAATCGGGCGGCCGGACGATGCAGCAGTTCGCCCCCTGGTCGTAGCACCTCTGGACGTCCTCACGGGTCCGTGACGTGGTCAGGACAACCAACGGGATGCGCCGCAGCTCGGAGTCCGATTTGATTTCGCCGATGAGGTCCTGTCCGTGCATGTTCGTGGAGGCCAGGTCGAGGAGGATGAGATCCGGCCGCGGGAAGTCCGCGTACGGCTCTTCGGACCTTAGAAAGGAGAGCGCCTCGAAGGATTGGCGCACGCTGTGCGCCTTGATCTTCAGCCGGCCTGCGCTGAGCGCCTGCGTGACCAGGAGCGTGTCGGCAGCGTTGTCCTCGATCAGGAGGATGTCGAAGGACTCGTCGCCGGATCCCGTGGCCATGTTTCGCCTTGTATGGAAAACTGGTCCACGACACAGTCCTCCACCGAGGGAGAACGGGACACTCTCGACTCAGTATGGTCTCTTGCGCGGGGAAGCCGCAATGAGGTCTGGACCCCAATCCGGTGGGAGGGCTTTACCTTAGGGTCTTTCCTTCCATCGGCTTGACGTAGGCCTCCAGCAGGATGGCGTCGATCCCGGCGGCGATCGGCACCGCCACCAGCGCCCCCAGGATTCCCGCCAGGTTGGCGCCCACGATCAGGGCCACCAGGACGACGAGAGGGTGCAGCTCGACCTGTCGCCCCGTGAAATACGGCACGAGGAAATGCCCTTCGAGGAACTGCTCGATGCCGAAGACTGCGGCCACGCCGACGATCGTGAAGAGCGAGCCGTTCAGCGCCAGAAGGAGCGCCAGGACCAGCGAGACCGACGAGCCGAGATAGGGAACGAAATTGAGCGCTCCCGCGAGGACGCCAATCAGGAGCGGGGCCTCGAAGCCGACCAGGGCCAGCCCGACCGACAGGATCAGCGCCCCGATGGCGCTGACGATGAACTGTCCGCGGATGTAGCCGCCCATGCGACGGATCACTTCCGCCGCGATGTGGGCCACGCGCTCCCGGCGCGCGCGCGGCACGAACCGGACGAGCCCTTCGGCCAGTCGCCGGCGGTCGACCACGATGTACCCCGCCAGGAAGAGCACCATCAGGCCCGCGAAGAAGCCGGTCAAAAGCCCGCGCGTCGCGCGCAAGGAGCGCTCGACCAGCGCCTGCAGGACCGGGGTGATCTGCTCCGGGCCGATGTCGGGAAGCTCGAACCGGGGTCCCGCGCCGAACCGGCCGAGAAACGCTTGAGCGGAGGCGATCCAGCCGTTGAGCGTCTGGCGGAATTGCGGCAGCCGCGCGGCCAGGAGATTGGCCTGCTCGCCGACGACCGGCACCAGCATCGTCACCAGGAGCGCC from Candidatus Polarisedimenticolia bacterium encodes:
- a CDS encoding AI-2E family transporter; amino-acid sequence: MPERGTVEALFWKALLVFGALWLVYLNLQLVLLAVVAIVIAAAILPMADAGQKRRIPRVATVLGLYLVGLGVLALLVTMLVPVVGEQANLLAARLPQFRQTLNGWIASAQAFLGRFGAGPRFELPDIGPEQITPVLQALVERSLRATRGLLTGFFAGLMVLFLAGYIVVDRRRLAEGLVRFVPRARRERVAHIAAEVIRRMGGYIRGQFIVSAIGALILSVGLALVGFEAPLLIGVLAGALNFVPYLGSSVSLVLALLLALNGSLFTIVGVAAVFGIEQFLEGHFLVPYFTGRQVELHPLVVLVALIVGANLAGILGALVAVPIAAGIDAILLEAYVKPMEGKTLR
- a CDS encoding cation:proton antiporter, translated to MNPTVDLIGLLVVLLAIACAVLFLLTRLRLPPVVGYLVSGVLLGPHGLRIISGSDAVSSLAEMGVLLLMFTLGLEFDTGSFRRYRDVVLGGGSLQILLTLVCAMGAGAILGWPLRTAIFLGCIMALSSTAVVLRSLMQNGLMDTLPGRLTTGILILQDLSIVPMMILLPIGGGSPSAVAVDVASALGRAAFLLGATFVLSQYVMPRLLQLIASARSPELLLLSTLTICFGMAWLSHGLGVSFALGAFLAGLILGGSEYAQQMTADLAPFREVLSGFFFVAMGMLLDTGFALTNWPSVVVVLVIILIAKTGITAAAVGGFGYPLPVALQVGINLAQIGEFSFMLALMGVQQGLISRDFYQVTIAASVISMILAPVANRLSASIASAMARATGGMLPDWGRKDRLAEQEEGSTLPEQASLVILGYGTVGRTLGEVLMTNKVPFVGLEIDPSLVRQARRAGHPVRYGDCGSEEMLRRAGVATARTLVVTLPDHVLARAVIRMARRLNPEVHILARGRRGLEDDDLYREGADEVVHEAFEVGIEFLARILRRLNFPKQAVERQLGRLRGGRYEVFRREDFEPLPLGDVRRSLDTLRVEFLEIPPGSPLAGKTLRDAGVREATGALILAVMRDGRVFPSPEAWFVLQEKDTILVSGAGEQVAEVEGLLGART
- a CDS encoding EAL domain-containing protein; this translates as MATGSGDESFDILLIEDNAADTLLVTQALSAGRLKIKAHSVRQSFEALSFLRSEEPYADFPRPDLILLDLASTNMHGQDLIGEIKSDSELRRIPLVVLTTSRTREDVQRCYDQGANCCIVRPPDWTEFERSLAKTLDFWLSQATLPSERFWARQPESARILLIEDNPADVRWVKEMLRDGNGDGAGFVVTVAATLQAGTEQMSTEKFDAVLLDLTLPDGKGLECLGRVSAQASRVPILVLTGNKEDAEAKSAMRQGAQDFLVKGQCDGTALKHALQNAIDRSGWRNYTDQIAHHDNLTRLPNRALFQDRLRMALEQARRNNKALAVLYLDLDRFKTINDTLGHAVGDLLLECVAKRLKAAVRASDTVARVGGDEFTLLLPDITALERVFVVGDKILSAVRAPYLIGPHQVHTSASIGASLYPGDGEDAETLIKNADAALNRAKQQGRNVLEFHSRPGGGRFTGRGALAEGLREAIEKRQFLLHYQPTIDTLGKVVGMEALVRWRHPEWGLLYPLQFIPIAEDTGMILDIGEWVLTSACTDRRSWHNGNGTKIPRVSINLSNRQLYQGRFLVDSLARALSEYRLDPTCLEVEVTENALAQDENVAMQTLQEVKDLGISIALDDYGTGYSSLARLKRFPIHSVKIDRSFIHNVAAGSDEATLVTAMIAVGHGLKLHVTAEGVETGDQMSFLVDKGIDEMQGHYIGKPVPAGDCQGLLDAGPIRSS